A window from Rhizosphaericola mali encodes these proteins:
- a CDS encoding HD domain-containing protein → MEMEKELLLEKIETDIKSQFLNESTGHDYYHIARVAYMARQIAQAEHADAFVCTLAAWVHDIGDYKLNGGVDKSEELIRNFLSEYSLGTSLIDRIVTIVSQVSFSKGKHAESLEAKIVQDADRLDAIGTIGIARAFAYGGSVGHSIYNPIDPTQNTSVQHFYDKLLKLKELMHTRTAIAIAEKRQQFLLQFLEQFYKEWNMENECLN, encoded by the coding sequence ATGGAAATGGAGAAAGAATTATTATTGGAAAAAATAGAAACAGATATAAAATCCCAATTTTTAAATGAAAGTACAGGACACGACTATTATCATATTGCTCGTGTAGCATATATGGCTCGGCAAATCGCACAGGCGGAACATGCGGACGCGTTTGTGTGTACTTTGGCTGCTTGGGTACATGATATTGGGGATTACAAATTAAATGGGGGTGTGGATAAAAGTGAAGAACTGATTAGAAATTTCTTGTCCGAATATTCATTAGGCACGAGTCTTATTGATCGGATAGTGACTATCGTATCGCAAGTTTCCTTTAGTAAAGGAAAACATGCGGAGTCTCTTGAAGCAAAGATCGTCCAAGATGCGGACAGGCTAGATGCAATCGGGACGATTGGTATAGCGCGAGCATTTGCCTATGGCGGCTCCGTTGGACATTCAATTTATAATCCAATTGATCCTACTCAAAATACATCCGTTCAACATTTTTATGATAAATTATTGAAACTGAAAGAATTAATGCACACGCGAACAGCCATTGCAATAGCGGAAAAAAGACAGCAGTTTTTGTTGCAATTTTTAGAGCAGTTTTATAAAGAGTGGAATATGGAAAATGAGTGCTTAAATTAA
- a CDS encoding DUF6624 domain-containing protein, with protein MKYVLLFFLQVVITANAFAQSKEANDLYSEGKYKEALLAYSETFSNYPLDSVDPTSFYKAAEDACKLNELDSAIKYLGFYAEMCKVPQLTIMRLNVNFKKLHSFIQWPEFEKLLQQKDDSIAQLNHYNLALRHQLDEMWYDDQHYRYLVTFDSSIIEDSKKVDSLWTLADISDSINIMRLKKLLDQYGWLTKKQVGDVSFVQWMIIQHSDKSIIDKYLPLLKKQAEKGEVKKADVALTIDRANIYAGKKQIYGSQITYADKDKGRPAYIAPLEDPDNVDARRAKMDLEPIAKYAKSKGIYWDLEAYKRNLPQFENWDFKNM; from the coding sequence ATGAAATACGTTTTATTATTTTTCTTGCAAGTGGTTATTACTGCAAATGCATTTGCCCAATCCAAAGAGGCTAATGATTTGTATTCGGAAGGTAAATATAAGGAAGCATTGTTAGCATATAGTGAAACTTTTTCAAATTATCCTTTAGATAGTGTCGATCCTACATCTTTTTATAAGGCTGCAGAAGACGCATGTAAACTTAATGAATTAGATTCAGCAATAAAGTATCTTGGTTTTTATGCAGAAATGTGTAAAGTGCCTCAATTGACAATAATGAGGCTAAATGTAAATTTTAAAAAATTACATTCTTTTATTCAATGGCCGGAATTTGAGAAATTATTACAACAGAAGGATGATTCAATTGCACAATTGAATCATTATAATCTAGCACTTCGTCATCAATTGGACGAAATGTGGTATGATGATCAACATTATCGATATTTAGTAACTTTTGATAGTAGTATTATTGAGGATTCGAAAAAAGTAGATAGTCTATGGACTCTAGCGGACATTTCAGATAGTATCAATATTATGCGGCTTAAAAAATTATTAGATCAATATGGTTGGTTAACTAAAAAACAAGTGGGTGATGTCTCTTTTGTTCAGTGGATGATTATTCAACATTCAGATAAGAGTATCATTGATAAATATCTACCTCTATTAAAAAAACAAGCTGAAAAAGGAGAAGTGAAAAAGGCGGATGTAGCATTAACTATAGATCGTGCAAATATATATGCAGGGAAAAAACAAATTTATGGATCTCAAATTACCTATGCGGATAAAGATAAAGGAAGACCTGCATATATAGCACCATTAGAAGATCCTGATAATGTCGATGCTCGCCGTGCAAAAATGGATTTAGAGCCTATTGCTAAGTACGCA